A region of Plectropomus leopardus isolate mb chromosome 16, YSFRI_Pleo_2.0, whole genome shotgun sequence DNA encodes the following proteins:
- the ppp2r5cb gene encoding protein phosphatase 2, regulatory subunit B', gamma b isoform X3 translates to MLACTRTTSGMVLDAASSNGPFQPVALMHFRDVPPAEQEKLFIQKLRQCCVLFDFVSDPLSDLKWKEVKRAALSEMVEYITHNRNVITEPIYPEVVHVFSVNMFRTLPPSSNPTGAEFDPEEDEPTLEAAWPHLQLVYEFFLRFLESPDFQPNIAKKYIDQRFVMQLLDLFDSEDPRERDFLKTTLHRIYGKFLGLRAYIRKQINNIFYRFIYETEHHNGIAELLEILGSIINGFALPLKEEHKIFLLKVLLPLHKVKSLSVYHPQLAYCVVQFLEKDSTLTEPTVMALLKYWPKTHSPKEVMFLNELEEILDVIEPSEFVKVMEPLFRQLAKCVSSPHFQVAERALYYWNNEYIMSLISDNAAKILPIMFPSLYRNSKTHWNKTIHGLIYNALKLFMEMNQKLFDDCTQQFRAEKSKEKAKWKEREEAWLKIENLAKSNPQFLIYIDSIDSGSPMDMETDGPLLDDVNMLKKAVEEEATQIQKDQRRERPLMRRKSELPKDICTVTALELHRRAEEMLTTHDGH, encoded by the exons ATGTTCCCCCTGCAGAGCAGGAGAAGCTGTTCATCCAGAAGTTGCGACAGTGCTGCGTCCTCTTCGATTTTGTCTCAGACCCACTGAGTGACCTGAAATGGAAGGAGGTGAAACGGGCAGCACTAAGCGAGATGGTGGAGTACATCACCCACAACAGGAACGTCATCACAGAGCCCATCTACCCAGAGGTCGTTCACGTG TTTTCTGTGAATATGTTCAGGACGTTGCCGCCATCGTCCAACCCCACGGGTGCCGAGTTTGACCCAGAGGAAGATGAGCCCACGCTAGAGGCTGCATGGCCACATctacag CTCGTCTATGAATTCTTCCTACGGTTCTTAGAGTCTCCTGATTTTCAACCAAACATAGCCAAAAAGTATATTGACCAGAGGTTTGTAATGCAG CTCTTAGACCTGTTTGACAGTGAAGACCCCAGGgaaagagattttttaaagaccACTCTTCATCGCATCTATGGCAAGTTCCTGGGCCTGCGAGCGTACATTAGGAAACAgattaataacatattttatag gttcaTTTATGAGACTGAACATCATAATGGAATAGCAGAGTTACTGGAAATATTAGGCAG CATAATCAATGGATTTGCGTTACCATTGAAAGAAGAGCACAAGATATTCCTGCTGAAAGTTCTGCTGCCTTTACACAAAGTCAAGTCTCTTAGTGTTTATCACCCACAG CTGGCCTACTGTGTGGTTCAGTTCTTAGAGAAGGATAGCACCCTCACAGAACCG ACGGTAATGGCTTTGTTAAAGTATTGGCCAAAGACTCACAGTCCGAAAGAGGTGATGTTCCTCAACGAGCTGGAGGAGATCCTGGACGTCATCGAGCCTTCGGAGTTTGTCAAAGTCATGGAGCCTCTCTTCAGACAGCTGGCCAAGTGTGTGTCCAGCCCGCACTTTCAG GTGGCAGAACGAGCTCTGTACTACTGGAACAATGAGTACATCATGAGCCTGATCAGCGACAACGCCGCCAAGATCCTGCCCATCATGTTCCCATCGCTCTACCGCAACTCCAAGACCCACTGGAACAA gacGATCCACGGGTTGATCTACAACGCTCTGAAACTCTTCATGGAGATGAACCAGAAGCTGTTTGACGACTGCACCCAACAGTTCAGGGCAGAGAAAAGCAA aGAGAAAGCcaaatggaaagagagagaagaagcgTGGCTGAAGATAGAAAATCTTGCAAAGTCAAACCCACAG TTTCTGATATACATTGACTCGATAGACTCAGGCAGTCCGATGGACATGGAGACAGACGGGCCGCTGCTAGACGATGTCAACATGCTGAAGAAAGCTGTGGAGGAGGAAGCCACACAG ATCCAAAAAGATCAGCGTCGAGAGCGTCCACTGATGAGGAGGAAATCAGAGCTCCCCAAGGACATCTGCACTGTCACAGCCTTGGAGCTGCACCGGAGAGCCGAGGAAATGTTGACAACGCACGACGGCCACTAG